The Cryptomeria japonica chromosome 2, Sugi_1.0, whole genome shotgun sequence region agaccgaacccgaagTGTGAACATTGGGTTTCCCAGAACTACGACACAGtgaattattttcaagattaatgtgacctgtttctaccaatttatgcgaagagacatttccacatccttcaaccgaaggtcccgccgacaaactatctttattaagggatttatggacagagccaacaacctgtgggtttttcttaaaatccataagtaacagagcatccaaaagtaaaggagacttaagaagcgtcgtatctaatttctcaattgactggtgccaaataccatcatgagacttgatattacaagtacgggggcaaacattgttagggttaataagaacacaaatttttactagaaccttcccatccacaaagtccattttagatgttaaaaaagttccaatagtatttccaattttctcaagaacatctggatccataaattcaaaaggaattttaggtaaaccaaactagaaaggaataagtttcaacctagaccaagaaggaaccaaaaaaggtttccaagccgtaattgaaattaaatgttttccaaaccaatgatgcgaagttcttaatacctcatctctgaaagaaggagaaccaaagacaataataaaagcatccgcaaacaataattgaaaataatgcatatccccccatcttttctgcaatttatgataaagctttaacaaactaatttgatcaccccaaatttccccagaaatagcattcgtatgcaaacaattcgctttcttatcaacataggaacccaaaagatcaatacaagggataagagcccaaacctgtgatgaagaaacccccggcagaataggatcagaaggtatcttacttaccttttccggactaggttccttgaggttcacatttaccttatttgcCACCTACTGTGAAGAAATAGAAACTCTAGCCGCAGTCTCCTTAACTAGTTTTAATGAGATTTTAGTAATAATATTAACATTTTTAGCAGGCACTGGAAATTTTGGAGGCATCTTTGGTTTCCACGACTGTGTTGAATGATGTTTTTGGAGCTGAGTTTTCAGGCAATGTAAAATTAATTTAAGATTTCTTCATCTTCACCTAGTCGGCTTAGCATTCTTTTGTAATAATATTTGTCCTTCAATTTTTATGTGTTGCAGGCGTCTGTCGCAGAATGAGTGAGTGGATACCAtcaaacaaattttgaagaaatcaACAGCACGTCATGCTTAACAAAAATTCAGTGTTTTAGAATAGGGGATTTTGAGTAGTCTATAAAAGATCAGTAATTTGTATTTTCTTTGGTAGCAATTTAAATTGAAAAGCTTATGTTTTTTCTGATAGTAAGCTACTTTGTTTACAATTATAGCGACAGACTGCAATCATGGTTTCTCCAAGTACAggagtaaattttttattttttttactagtAATATTTTTCCTCTCATGTTGTTTCAACTATGGTTGGATGTTCTTTTTGCAGTAACCTGCAAAATGTCAGCGtatttaataattgattagtgtcAGTATAAATAAATGGAGTACAAATTTGTTTTTAAAAGTCAGTTTCAAACAGTTTTATATAGTTATATTGTTTTTAGTTGTTGAATGTCaatagaaaaattgattgataCACATAAAAAATCAAGATTTAGGTTCGAGTGAACAAATATtcgatattttttattaatttgtgttCATTCTTTACTGATCTAATTGATTGCATTTATGTTAAATTTATTTTCAGTATTTTATTatgaaatataaataatataaattgTCCATAACTGTCCATCATAAGATAGTGTTTATCATTACATTATATTCTTTATCTTATATTCATATCTAAAATAACTAGAAAAATACTGCGGCATTCATGTGCTTGAATTGAATGTAATAACTATGTGAGCAAAATTCAACTTGATACAAAAATTTAGGTAGCTTCGAAAGCCCGTCATATGGTCTcacttatgattacattcaatTTTAACATAAGACAGAGGGAGCCAATAAGTAAATTTTGAAATTCTTCTATATATCCTAAAAATAATGAACACCTATATATTGAGccaatttctttgaaatggcaAAATCATTGTTCAAAACTTTGATCACCCATTGTATGATCCAGCAAAAAGAAATCCACTTCCTCAACCAAAGGCGAAACCACCTGGAGGAACTTGTGCTCTATTTGTACCAAAACTAAAAGCCGGCTGGCCATCAGTACCAGGATGAGCTATGttttgctcatcctcatcatcttcttgCCAATACATTTCAAGGATCTTCACAGCTTTCTCATAGATGTCCTCATTATCGTGATTCTGCAAGTTTTCAATCTTTTCAAGTCCTTCAGCATCATCAATGAGCTGAGCAAAACTATTTATACTAATGTTTCCTAAATCCTTTTCTGCCTCTCCTACTTTCAGGATGTTCTCAAGCCCCTCAAGACAAACTGATACCATTTTTGGGTCTTTGCAGTCTAACAGGTCACATAATGGCTTAATACATCCCTGACTCACCAAATACTTGATTTGTTCGTTTGAACAGCCCGAAGTGGCATTGGAGATTGCCCATGCCGCCTCTTTCATGATGTCAAATTCAGCAGTTTGGAGCAAATTCACAAGAGGAGGAATAATGTTTGCATCAATGACAGCCTGTATTTGTTCTTTATTGCCTGCTGTGATGTTTGAAACTGTCCAACATGCTTCCTTCCTGATACTTTTCTTTTGATGGTTTGTCAGGAGATGTAAAAGGCATGCAAGCACATGATTTTCAATCATGAACTGTGTCTGTACATCATCTCCAGTAACAATGTTGCCCACTGTGCGAAGAGCCCGAATGAGAACCATAGGATTGGTGTGCAGCAGAAGCTCGACAAGTCTACGACAAACACCAGCCTCTATCACAGCTTGTATTTTGTCATTTGTTCCATCTGAGAGGTATGAAAGAGCCCAACATGCATCCGTCAAGACTTCCCCATCATCCGAATGAATAAGGCGTTCAAGAACTGGGAGTGCTGGTTTGGTCTGTTCAAAAGGTGCCTGTGGCTTGCCACGACAAAAATTGGATAGTGTCCAAGTGGCATTTCTCAGCATCGATAGATTGGTTTTCTCATTCAGTTGGGCCAGGAGTGGTATAAGAGCACCATGACCGAGAACTAGATCTCTAAACTTGAAATTATCACCAGCTATATTTCCCAATGCCCAAACAGCCTGCTCTCGAACATCATCACTTGGGGAGTTAAGAAGCTGCACAAAGTGTGGCACTGCACCATGATCAATCACAACTCGTGTGTGTTCCGAGGTTCCTGATGCAATGTTTGTCAAAGACCACGCTGCCTCAAACTGAAGTTGAGGGAAGTCAACTCTTGTGAGGAACTCTACCAACCGAGGGACAACTCCAGCATTAACAACTTCCTCAATAGGGAGACACCGTTCAACTGAAAGAATCTTCCTAATTTGAGTGGTTGCTTCCAATTGCATAAGAGGATCATTTGACATTACTCCTGCCACAAATACAGGGAGACTCTCCAACTTTTTCACGAGATCAGACTGCGGCAAAGCCTGAGTCAATtgcattctttctcttctcttcttaaggagattatcttccttcttactTTTCCTGATCTCAATGAGATTGTCTTCTCTCTTTCGCCGAGCTTCATCTGCGTCGACACCCGCCTTGTAAGATTTCTTCCTCAGCTCTGCCCGAGAATTGGGTCTCAAAGACATTGTAAAATATCAACTGTGTGCCCAAAAACTCTTCAGAAAAACAAGATTCGCTGAGATTTCTGAGCACTGAAAGTTTTCAACGAATATGTGACTAAACTGAAAGCGAAAAAcccaaaaaaaatctttaaaagggCTCAGTTTAGCAGATGTGAGAGGCTTGAAAGAAACAGTAGTTGAAACAGATTAGCATAATGGGGCGGAAAAATATGGAACTAAAAGTCGAGTGAATTTTGCGTTAAATAACAGAATTGTCGATTTCAGTCGGCTGCCAGAGATTGTGATTTCTAAATTTGTCTTTCAGTCCGTTGATATAACGTTTTAAGGGTTATGAAAGCTTGAAGCGGGATGTCTCTCCCAGTTGAAGCGGTCGTCCACTCTTTCAACTTTTTATTGTCTTCAAAATTTATATATTATccatatttttaaatttgatttacCTATATATTTTAATCTAAAATTTAATATACACTTTACGTTCTAATaaatatcatttctcttttttacAATACTTTATAATGACCCCTTTCTTACAATCTACTAGAAACTGCATTGACTTATAAAGCCGTATCAATAAAGGTATTGTACATTAAATATGTTTgttaatattaatataaacaatCCATGTTTAATAGGAGATAGATAAAAGTATAATTCTATTATTTAACGTCCTTTGGTTGTGCGGATCAATAAATCTTAACTAGTTAACACATTCTGATTTTGACAATAGTCAAAACAAACCACTCAAACATCATTGGTATTCACATGCACATGTAGAGGATATTGGTAGTCATTCACATGTACATGTAGAAAATATTGGTAGTCATTTGCATGGACATGCATAGGGTTGCTTAAGAGATTACTAATTATTGTTTACTATTTAGATAACTCGCTTTGAAACAGCAATTATCAATTATTTATATGATTATCTCCTCTTCTATAAAGTATATCTACTATTGCTTTGACCTCTTTTATACTTTATAGTTTGGAAAAAAAATTCTTTTGTTAATATGGTAGAGGAGGCTTGAACTTGTGTGGGTTGTTCACGTCTTTCAACGGCTCAACCAACCAATCTATACCCAGGGATCATGAACTACAATTTTTTAGAATTATTAAAGTTTGATAAATTGTATATGTCAAGGTTAAAAAAGaacttcttgatttttttatttagcTTTATTTTTTTGTCTATCTATTCTACTTATAATTTCTTATATTTATCTAAATCTATAGGAATGTTGGCTCTCTAATCTATGTAATAGAATGaaatatttcatctcttggtttaTAAGTGCATGTTAATCCTAACTACTTAACCTCAAATAGATAATAATGTACTCTAGCAAAacttatctgagaattggattgattctgattttgaattcttttcctctattctaccggtctcaggttctgatcattttccaacttccctttcagttattgaggatagggcttcttttaaatctccatttaaatttgagcccatgtggtttagggattcttcctttttgcctttgcttatgaaatggtggaattctgctcctttttgttctgggtcctgtatgtttcagattgctaagaggttaagttatttgaaattgaatattagggaatggaatatctcgcattttaagaaaaaaatttaggagaaacaaaggattcaagatacgattgagtgttttaatactcatgtgcttcaacatggtatggtgccacaagtttttgatgaattgaagtcactaaaattacagtttgaggaggtgttagctagagaggaaatctattggagacagaaatctagagagttatggctttcagatggtgacaggaacacaaatttttttcattcttcaactaagattaaaagatgtaagaataggatatcttgtattcagtgtcaaaatgagaatttattgacagagccagaggacattgcttcagaggcagttaggttttttaagttatTATTATCTTcgaaaaatggaaatctcagcaatgatattatatctaatattcctcctttagtatctttggaagacaataagatgttgatgtctcccttttccttagaagaagttaagagtgttgtctttgccatacatCCGGATAAAGCcccgggaccagatggttttactcctttattttttttaaaatgttgggattttgtgggaaatgatgttttattggctctcgaggaatctaggagaaataggtccattttaaaagaacttaatactacaatgagtgcaattattcctaaaaaagaggatactaagacttttgttgacttccaccccattgctttatgtaacactttgtataagatatttacgaaggcaatttcccttaggttggcaaaaattctacctaggatcatttcattggagcaaggtggctTTGTTCCcagaagggagacgacagagggtgcaattgtagcacatgaggtgctgcattctatttccacccaaagaaccccagcCATGATActgaaactagacatgatgaaggcctatgatagagtagagtggggggctttatgtgttgttct contains the following coding sequences:
- the LOC131048669 gene encoding importin subunit alpha-1-like; this translates as MSLRPNSRAELRKKSYKAGVDADEARRKREDNLIEIRKSKKEDNLLKKRRERMQLTQALPQSDLVKKLESLPVFVAGVMSNDPLMQLEATTQIRKILSVERCLPIEEVVNAGVVPRLVEFLTRVDFPQLQFEAAWSLTNIASGTSEHTRVVIDHGAVPHFVQLLNSPSDDVREQAVWALGNIAGDNFKFRDLVLGHGALIPLLAQLNEKTNLSMLRNATWTLSNFCRGKPQAPFEQTKPALPVLERLIHSDDGEVLTDACWALSYLSDGTNDKIQAVIEAGVCRRLVELLLHTNPMVLIRALRTVGNIVTGDDVQTQFMIENHVLACLLHLLTNHQKKSIRKEACWTVSNITAGNKEQIQAVIDANIIPPLVNLLQTAEFDIMKEAAWAISNATSGCSNEQIKYLVSQGCIKPLCDLLDCKDPKMVSVCLEGLENILKVGEAEKDLGNISINSFAQLIDDAEGLEKIENLQNHDNEDIYEKAVKILEMYWQEDDEDEQNIAHPGTDGQPAFSFGTNRAQVPPGGFAFG